The region ATCTTTGTCCATAAAGCTTTTGTTTAAGCTGTCTTGATAAGTAATGTTGGCGCTGCTGACACCATGTAACATCATGTTCATTGCTGATACGCGTAGCATGGTGTTATCAAAATCAAAACCCCAGAACATATCGTTATTAATATGCTCACTAAACGGCGCTAATAAGTCACCTGTATACACAGGATTACCGTCTTCGTCTTGATAAATACTTTCAGGGCTTGAGTTAACGCGCGTCAAATATTCCATTGTGCGCGATAAGAAACCTGCTGTACCACAGGCTGGATCGCAAATCACATCTGTTGGTTGCACATCAATCATTTCCACCATCATGTCAATAATGTGGCGTGGAGTACGGAACTGGCCGTTAATACCCGCAGAAGCTAATTTACTTAATAAGTATTCGTAAATATCACCTTTCACATCACTCTGTTCTAGCGGTAACTTGTCTACCATTTCTACTGCGGCAATTAATACTGACTCACTGCGAATTTCAACGTCCGCATCTGCCATGAACTGCGCGATATCAGAACCCGCTAATTCAATTTGTGAAAAGTGTGGGAATACATTTTTCTTTAAATGTGGCAGCAGTTCTTGACCAGACATGTTTTTAAAATTATTCCAGCGTAATAACTGGCCTTCTGGTGTTTCAGGGAATTGGCGTGTGAAAGCTTGTCCCGAACGTTTTGATTTTTTCTCTGCTGTGGTTTCTTGCATATCAAGTAAACGCGAGAACATTAAGTAACTGATCTGCTCGATCACCAATAACGGGTTAGTAATGCCGCCAGTCCAGAATTTTTCCCACAAGGAATCGATGTCGTTACGAATTTGACCAGTTAGCATAAGTGTTCTCTGTAATAATGTTTGGGGGCTATTTCAATAGTAGCGAGTTTAACCCTCCATGTGTAATTCACAAGCGATGATCGTGAGTGACACATTAGAGGGGTATTTTTGTCGACAAGTTTGTCGGTATTTTAGCCGTTAGGCAGTAAGAATGGTTGCATCAGCACTTCTAATTCATCGGCACGTACATCATCAAAGATATCTAAGCCTTCACCATTAGTTAATCTTTCAAATGGCCCTTCGTACAACTGTGCCATTTTGATACGACCATTACGGCAAATAAAGTTTTTTAATTGATTCAAAAATTGCGTTTGTTGATACGTTAACTGATTCGTCATAATGAACTGGGTGAAACTTTCACTGACCATTTCAGCATCCAAGCCTACTAATTTGCACAGGGTTTCATTTAACTGAGCAGGAGTATTGCCATAAAACGTATTTAGCGCGTTAGCATCTACACCTGGATGTTGCGTCAAAATAGTAGAGGTTAATGATTTCAACTCAGCCTCTGTCACCGCTTGGTTACGGTGTATTTTTTGCAATACTGGATTGTTTGCTAACATGGTATCTAAAATCGTTTTAAGACGCTGACGATACGCCATGGCTTCGTTGTTATCACCAATCACCACGAGACGATCATGCATCTGCTCATCACCATCCGGCGTTGATGTCGTTTGTGTCTGTTGATATGGCGTACTTTCTTTCTTTTTAAACTTCATGATCGACCGTAAGCTTTGACGCGTTTTTTCTAACTTACCAACATTGAGTGTTTCCCAGTA is a window of Moritella sp. Urea-trap-13 DNA encoding:
- a CDS encoding class I SAM-dependent DNA methyltransferase, whose amino-acid sequence is MLTGQIRNDIDSLWEKFWTGGITNPLLVIEQISYLMFSRLLDMQETTAEKKSKRSGQAFTRQFPETPEGQLLRWNNFKNMSGQELLPHLKKNVFPHFSQIELAGSDIAQFMADADVEIRSESVLIAAVEMVDKLPLEQSDVKGDIYEYLLSKLASAGINGQFRTPRHIIDMMVEMIDVQPTDVICDPACGTAGFLSRTMEYLTRVNSSPESIYQDEDGNPVYTGDLLAPFSEHINNDMFWGFDFDNTMLRVSAMNMMLHGVSSANITYQDSLNKSFMDKDQEENFFDKILANPPFKGSLDEQSVNPEVLSTVKTKKTELLFLALILRMLKLGGRSATVVPDGVLFGSSKAHKDLRQELIENNQLEAMISLPSGVFKPYAGVSTGILIFTKGGTTDNVLFYDMKADGYSLDDKRHPIADNDIPDTKTKWKRYSELYQAGDTDALAAEFGDKTQAAFMVSAEDIKAQKFDLSINRYKEVVYEEETYEEPKVILAKLKALENEILADLNELEAML